CATGATGTGGAGCAGTTCCCGGATATCATTACAGCAGCAGAGGACTGTGGAACACCATATTACACAAACAGCTCTCATCTGCCGGTTGGCTATACGGAGGATGTATTTGCCGCACTGGATATTCAGGATGAGCTGCAGACGCTGTATACATCAGGAACGGTATTCCATACATTCCTGGGAGAAAAACTTCCGGACTGGAAGTCAGCGGCAGCTCTGGTCAGAAAAATCGCAGAGAATTATAAGCTGCCGTATTATACAATGTCTCCAACATATTCTATCTGTAAGAATCATGGATACATTTCCGGAGAGCAGTATACTTGTCCGATTTGTGGAGAAGAAACAGAGGTATACAGCAGAATTACCGGTTATTATCGTCCGGTCAAGAACTGGAATGATGGAAAACTGCAGGAATTTAAGGAACGAAAAGTGTATGATGTAGAACACTCTCACGTGAAGCAGGAGAATTTCAGGGAGACAGAACAGGAAGAAGAACAGCGTATTTTCGAAGAGGTGAATACAGAGGAAGGAAAAGTACTTCTTTTTACAACGAAGACCTGTCCGAACTGTAAGCTTGCAAAAGATTCCCTGGAAAAAGCCAATATTTCTTATGAAGTAGTTGATGCGGGAGAAAATGAAGAACTGGTTAGAAAATATGGCGTCATGCAGGCGCCGACACTGATCGTGATCAAAGAAGAAGGTGTACAGAAACTTGCAAATGCGTCCAATATCCGGGCATTTGCAGAAAAACGATAGAAAAATAGAAAACGGAGGAACTCGATATGTATGATATTGGAATTATCGGAGGGGGGACAGCAGGTCTGACAGCAGCTATCTATGGACAGCGTGCAGGAAAACGGACTCTGGTGATCGAAGGACTGAATTTTGGAGGACAGATTGTAAATTCACCGAAAGTAGAGAATTATCCGGGATTGGAGAGTATCAGCGGAAGCAAGTATTCTATGAATCTGCTGAATCAGGCAATGAAGCTGGGAGCAGAGACTGCTTCCGAGCGTGTAAAAGAAGTACGTGAGGAAAACGGGATCAAAATCATCGTGACAGACCAGAAAGAATATCCATGTAAGGCCGTGATCCTTGCAACAGGAGTGGCTCACCGGCATCTGGGGATCCCACAGGAGGAGGCGCTTGCCGGTTCCGGCGTCTCTTATTGTGCGACCTGTGACGGCGCATTTTTCCGCGGGAAAGATGTAGCAGTGATCGGTGGAGGAAATACCGCTCTGCAGGATGCAGAATTCCTTTCGAATTACTGCAATAAAGTATATGTGGTACATCGCCGGGATGAATTCCGTGGGGAAAGCAATCTGGTAGACGTACTGAAAGAAAAAGACAATGTAGAGTTTGTTTTGGATTCCATAGTCAAAGATATTGAAGGCAAATTCATGGTAGAAAGATTGTTCCTGCGTAATAAAAAGACAGGAGAAGACTTCCATATTCCGGTATCCGGTGTTTTTGTAGCAATCGGTCAGATTCCGCAGAATGAAATCTTTGACGGTCTGGTACGCCTGGATGAAAATGGATTTATTCTGGCATCTGAGGACTGTATGACATCTCATCCGGGAATCTTTGCAGCCGGGGACTGCCGGACAAAAGAAGTGCGTCAGCTGACAACTGCAGCGGCAGATGGAAGTGTGGCGGCATTGGCGGCTTGTAAGTATCTGTCAATGAATTTTTAAGGTAATTAAGAAAATCAAAATAAAACCAAAATATTGCCAAAATGATCATGCAGAGAACAGGCTCCCACTTTCTTTGTATGGTCATTTTTTTGTATCTTTTTCGCAAACTCACAATTTCTTGCATTTTAAAAGATATTATTATAAAATAACTATATGTGTTTCCGTGGATGAGCAAGAAATGGAGTATTCTTAAATTTTATATCCAACGGAGCAGGATGATATCGGGGGAAAGAAACTATGAGTGAGAATTATAAACAGCGTTCGATCCTGGAGATTATGAATGACGTGCTCGGTACGATACGCGATTACTACGATTCAGAATATGTGTATTATATCGAGAGAGATGAAGAAGAGATTCTTACAATCTATGAGTGGTGTGCTGAATTCGTGCCGTGGCAGCGGGATAAGATCAAGATGCTTGATAAAGAACAGTGGCCGCGGTGGATCCGACAGGATATCACGGATACGACAGAAGCAGACTACAGTGTTTCTCAGCCATTGGAAGATGGAATTACGGCAGTTCTTGCAGCGGTAGGGGTACACAGAGGCGGATGTGAGATTTCTTTTATGAGGTCTCTCCTTCCATATATTTCACAGTCTATTCTTTTGCAGAAGATGCAGAAGCAGCAGGAATATCTGAGTTATCATGATGATCTGACTGGTTTGATGAACCGGAACAGCTTCGTCAGATATATGTCGGACGTACAGAAAAAAGAGCACAAATCACTGGGAGCAGTATCTGTGGACATCAATGGATTGAAGAACTTTAACCGGGAATTTGGACATGAATATGGGGATGAGGTTGTAATCCGTGTAGGTGAAGTGCTGGAGGAGCATTTCCGCAGCTCTCTGGTGTTCCGAATGACCGGAGATGAGTATCTGGTAGCGGTAGAGGATGCGACATATGATACATTTATCAAGAGCGTGAACGATGCACATCATAAACTGGACAATATCAGTCTTGGACTGGTATCTGTCGGTTATGCCTGGGAGAAAGTGGATATTGATGCAGAAAAGCTGATCGGCCGCGCAGAAGGTATGATGCGTGAAGAGAAGCAGAAGTATTATAAGAATTTGAAAAAGGGGCATCATGAGCCTATCATCAAACAGGATCTGCTCAGCGATATAGAGAATGGCAATTTTATTGTCTGTCTGGTTCCGAAAGTGGATGTAGATACTGAGGAAGTAGTCGGAGCAGAAGCAGTGGTACGCTATCACCACAAAGATCTGGGTATTATGAATCCGGGAAAATATCTGACACTTCTGGAAGAGACCAAGCTGTCTCATTATCTGGATCTGTATGTGTTTGAAGAAGTATGTAAGACGCTGCGCAGATGGGAGTCGGAAGATTTGCCGATGATCCCAATCGCTGTAAATTTTGCGGGAGCAACGCTCAGACAGATAGATGTAGCAGAAAAAATGACAGCTCTGATCGAGAAGTATCATGTGTCCTGTGAGTATCTGGAAGTAGAAGTTTCAGAGTCTTACAGTGATATGAATCAGGAGATGCTTGCAGAGACGAGTAATAAGATTCGAAAGAGCAATGTGCGGGTGATTTTGGACCACTTCGGGGCAAAAGAATCCACAGTAGCGATTCTGACGATCATGGAATTTGACGGATTGAAGATAGATAAAAGTATCGTGACCAATATTGTAGGCAACGGCCGAAGCCAGAGTGTGGCAAAAGCAGTAACAGATGCCTGCTGTCAGCTGGGAGTACCGGTTTCAGCAAGTGGTGTGGAGACAAGAGACCAGCTGAATGTATTGAAAGAACTTGGCTGCAGCTGTGTACAGGGAAGCCTGTTTAACAAGCCGATCACGATTGATACATTTGAAGTCCGTTACCTGAAAGGATAAAAGTATGATACGTACCTGGCTTGCAGATATCAGAGCACTGTATGATGAGGAATGTTATCAGAAATATTTTGCAGCACTTCCTGCGTTTCGACAAGAGAAAGCAAGGAAGCTGTTGTTTCAGAAAGACAGGGCTCAGAGTGCAGGGGCATGGCTTTTATTGGAGGAGATCAGAAAGCGGTACAAAATTTCCGACCGGGCAGTTTACAATCTTTCGCATTCCGGGGATTATGTGCTGTGCTCGATCGACACTGATGCAAGAGAGGGCGTACAGCTTGGATGTGATATTGAGAAAGTCCAAAAGGCCAGAATGGAGTTAGCAAAACGTTTTTTTTGCCGCAGTGAATATGAAGATATTTTCAGATGTGATTCAAAAGAGGCAAGAGCGGAAAAGTTCTGCAGATACTGGGTACTAAAAGAAAGTTTCATGAAAGCGACCAGAAAGGGAATGGCACTGAAGATGTCATCGTTTGAGATCCTGCTTTCGAATCCACCCAGGCTGATAAAAAAGCCGGAGGAGTTTGAAGAGACATATTATTATTGTGAGTACCCTCTGGAAGGATTTCCTTATCGAATCGCAGTCTGTTCGAACGATTCAGAGTTAGATTCTAGAATACAAATGGAGTTAAAAGAAATATGGCAAGAGTAAATCGAAAAGCGAAAAAAATACTGATCACAGGGATGATCCTTGGAGCGGCAGCAGGGATTTTGCTCACATTTCTGGCAGCAAACAGCAAGATGCATGACAAAAATGATGAGATCAAAACTGTCAAGGCAAAGTATGAAAAAGAAGCGAAATCTTTGAAGAAGCAGCTGAAGGAAGCAAAGAATGAGCAAAAAGAAGTAAACCTGCAGTCAAATGAATGGAATCTGCTCCTGGTGAACAGTTCTTATCCGCTTGCAGCAGACTATTCACCGGAATTGACGGCTGTAGATGATGAAGATCATAAAGTAGACTCCCGGATTGTAGAGTCTGTAAATAAAATGCTTCAGGATGCGAAAACAGCGGGGATGAATCTGAAGATCATTTCAGCATACCGTTCGTATGATGATCAGAAGAATGTGTTCAATGATACCATGCAGTCATGGCTCAGTCAGGGATATTCGTATTTAGATTCTTACGATGAGACGAAAAAGTCTGTAGCAGTTCCGGGAACAAGTGAACATGCAACGGGGCTTGCACTGGATATCACATCTGAGTCGAACCAGACACTGGATGAGACACAGGCACAGACGCAAGAGCAGCAGTGGCTGATGAAGAACTGCCAGAATTATGGATTTATTCTGCGTTATCCGAAGGATAAGACAGATATAACCCAGTATATTTATGAGCCGTGGCATTACCGCTATGTGGGAGAAGAGGCTGCAAAGGCGATCATGGAAAAAGGAATTACGCTGGAAGAATATCTGGCACAGATACAAAAATAAGCAGGAAGAGTTTTTATTTCGCAAGCCGGGATAGAAACTCTTTTCTTTCTATAGCGGAAAAACAGGCTTTGCGATTGACGCATAAAATGGGATTTGCTACAATGAGAGAAGTTGGGTGACGGGAAATAAAAACATTTCCTGTCTGATGTAAAAATCCGAGAAGGAGGAAGAGCATGGAAGATCTTACATTTGGAGAACAGGTCAAGGTAGTATTGAGCCGAAAAGGCATGACCATAAAGGAACTTGCGGAGATTATAGAAGAAAAGACCGGAATGAAAATGTCCAGACAGAATCTGACGCAGAGACTGGGAAGAGACAATTTTCAGGAGCAGGATATGCGGATGATCGCGTCGATCTTAGACTGTCCGTTTCAGCTGAGTATTTTAGGCGGAGAATCTGCTGAACTGACGCCTGCGGATCTGCGTACCGTAGAAGAGATGCGCAGAAAAGAAGGAAAATTAGAGGATGGAGAGCCGACACTTGAAGAGATGCAGATAGAGCTTCCGCTGGAAGAGTTAAAGCCACATGAGGAAGAAGAGAATCAGGAGCGTACCATCGAGGAGATCGCAAAGGATATTCCGATTTCTTCCGTGATGAAGCGGGCGGAAGAAGAGGATGCAAAACGAGAAGATCTGTCTGTGGGTGATATCAATCCATATACAGGTCATGAGTACCAGTCCAACAGTGTCAGAATGCATCCGAGTCGGATCGGATATGTTCAGGTATACGACAGAAGGACTCATAAGTGGAAAGATATGACAGAGTGGGCATTTCTTGGAGAGCAGGAGAGAAAGAAAGCGATGCTTGGAAGGGAGTATGTGCCGCCGGTTTATCTGGATTAAAAGGAGGCTGTCTATGGAGTGGAAGACCTTATTATCTGAAAAGCGGATGCGGGGATCCGGAAAGAAACAGAATGCGAAAAAATCGGATTTCCGCAGTGAGTTTGAAAAGGACTATCATCGGATCATAGGAAGTGCGTCATTTCGGAGACTGCAGGATAAGACGCAGGTATTTCCTCTGGATCAGAGCGATTTTGTACGGACAAGACTGACGCATTCTCTGGAAGTGTCTTCTCTTGCCAAGTCGCTGGGACAGAATATCGGTGAAGCAATCCTGGAGCGTGGAGCGGATCAAAAGTTTACCCGGAAGATGAAGGAGGATATTTCTCATATTCTGGAATGTGCCGGGCTGATCCATGATATCGGCAATCCGCCGTTCGGGCATTTCGGGGAGCTGGCGATCCGGGACTGGTTTGTGCGGAAGCTTCCCGAACTGCATTATAAGAGACAGACTCTGGATATGATATTGAGTCCGCAGATGAAAGAGGACTTCTATCATTTTGAGGGAAATGCACAGGCACTCCGACTGGTAACGAGACTTCATTATCTGGTGGATGAGTACGGGATGAATCTGACCTATGCACTGCTCAATACGATTATAAAATATCCGGTTTCGTCCACACAGGTCCATCCGGATTCCGGGAATATCAGAGAAAAGAAGATGGGATATTTTCTGGCAGATGAGAAGATATTTGAGGAGATCACGCAGGAGACGAAGACAGGGAACTGCCGTCATCCTCTGACCTATATTCTTGAGGCTGCGGATGATCTGGCTTATAAGACGGCAGATATCGAAGATGCATTTGTAAAAGGATTTCTGTCGTATCATGCGTTTAAAGAAGAACTCGTATGTCTGAATGAGCAATATCCAGATTCCGGGTTTGACGGAGTTTTAAAGCTGAAAGAACTGTATCAGAGAGGTCAGGAAAAGGGTGTTCAAAATCCGGAGGCTTATGCCATCAAGAACTGGATCATTCGCGCGCAGGGATTTCTGATCGACTGTGCGACAAAAGGATTTATGGATCACTATGAAGAAATCATGGCAGGGACGTTTCAAAGAGATCTCTTTCGCGGTACCTTTGGAGAAAAACTGATGGAATGTCTCGGTAATATCGCATACCGGTATGTATTCTCCTCCAGAGAAATTTACCGGATGGAAGTCAAAGAAGCAGTGATCCTGGACTTTTTGATGGAGCGTATGATTCAGGCTGTTTTGTACTATGATACCGACAGGGAGTTAAATGCCATTGACAGCCGGGTATTGTCATTTATTTCAGATAACTATAAAAAGGCTTACAGTTATCAGGCAGAAGGAAAGAGCGAGGCAGAGAAGCTGTATCTCCGCCTGCTTCTGGTGACAGACTATGTCTGTGGGATGACAGACAGCTATGCAAAGCGCCTGTATCAGGATATGAACGGGATTATTTAAGACAGCGGCACCAGTAGCCGAAGTCTTTATCCGTGCTGCATTCGTCTTCGGAGAGCGCCAGTTTTTGATGGTATTCTCTCGTAAACTGAGGAAATCCGAATAACTCGGCAGCATGTGCTTCACGGGGAGAATAAATACCGGGAACACCAAGCCACTGATGTCCGTCTTCTTCCAGTAAAAGAAGATGATGGTAGTTGTGGTATCCATGCAGCAGAAAGCTGTTGTTGGCAAGCCGCCAGAATGGTTTTTGCAGGGAGGAGAGATCTTCATAACTGAGTTTGCGTATGCGGGAAGTCGGTTCGCAAGGTTGTGCGGTTTCTTCTGGCGGCTCGCACATTTTTTCTTCTGCAAGGACAGATGGGGTTTCAGGTTCTGGAGCCGGTATAGATTCTGATTCCGAGTCCGGCTCCTGGCAGGGGGCGGGTTCCATCCAGTCAGTCAGAAGGTTTACAGAAAATGGCCGGTTGCCTGTAGAAGCGGCGAAATATCTGCCGTCTGCGGTTTGCAGAAGAAAACCATGGAGCTTCGCTAATGTCAGATTCGGTGGAAAGTCAGCTTCTGAAAGTGTGACACGACAGGATACACACTGATTTTGTGTGGGAAGCTCTGCCACAGTTTTTTTCCGGGGTTTGTCTTTCTCGAAAAAGAACATGGACAGAGGAAGTTTTTCCTGTGATGCAGCAGGAATCTGCCGGATGGAGATCTGGAGATGACAGGACTGAAAAGTCTGCGTCAGTTTTAAAAAGCCTACATTTCGAATTTTTTTGTCCGCTTGATATTCATAGAAATAATAGATACCGGGTGTCATATAATACCTCAGGTCTTGTCTTTCTTCTAATGTATTCAATGTGTGGGAAAAAAGAACCGGATCAGGGCAGAGAGAAATTGGAAAGAGGAAACATTATGAATCAGGATGAAAAATATATGCGGGAAGCGATCCGTCAGGCAAAAAAAGCATACGCTCTGGAGGAGGTTCCCATTGGCTGTGTGATCGTGTATCAGGATAAGATCATTGGACGCGGATATAACAGAAGGACAGTGGATAAGAACACACTGGCTCACGCGGAGCTGCAGGCGATCCGCAAAGCAAGCAAAAAAATGGATGACTGGCGATTGGAAGACTGCACCATGTATGTGACACTGGAGCCGTGCCAGATGTGTTCCGGAGCGATCGTGCAGGCGCGGATCAAACGGGTGGTAGTCGGGTGTATGAATCCCAAGGCGGGCTGCGCGGGTTCGATCCTGAATCTTCTGGATATGAAAGAGTTCAATCATCAGGTGGAACTGACAACGGGAGTTCTGGAAGAACAGTGCAGTGGGATGATGAAACAGTTTTTTAAGGAACTGCGTCAGAAACAAAAAGATAAAAAAAAGAAGTCTGAATAACTCAAACTTCCTGTTTTTGCGGAAAATCATTCGTGCATTACGCTTCGAATGCATCACCCCATACGTTACCTCGGTAGTTAACTCAACCCAGGCACCCCTACGGCACCCGAGAGGTTCTGCTTAGTGCTGCTTCGTTCCCGACCTGACACGGTTCACAGATTCCCGTCGCGTAGGACCCAAATCTCAACGCCACTTTCCGAGGGCAGCTATGCAATGCTGCACCCTCTGCGTAATATCACCCCTGCTATAGCGGATTGCAGGTACAAGGTACCGCTAACACCCCGGCTGCACGGTTTTTAATTTTACATGGTTTTGATTCAAATGTCAACGGATATGGAGGTTTTTATGAAAGTTTTACTGACAGCGATCAATGCAAAGTATATACATTCCAATCTGGCGGTGTACAGTCTGCGCGCCTATGCGGGAAAATATGCACAGCAGACAGAGATTGCAGAATATACCATTAACCAGACGATGGATGATATTTTGTCTGATATTTACAGGAAAAAACCGGATATTCTATGTCTGTCCTGCTATTTATGGAATATTTTATATGTGGAGCAGCTGATCACAGAGATTCACAAAGTGCTGCCAAAGATGCAGATCTGGCTTGGCGGGCCGGAAGTGTCTTACAATGCAGTTTCTGTGATGGAGCAAT
This window of the Mediterraneibacter gnavus ATCC 29149 genome carries:
- the trxB gene encoding thioredoxin-disulfide reductase, which encodes MYDIGIIGGGTAGLTAAIYGQRAGKRTLVIEGLNFGGQIVNSPKVENYPGLESISGSKYSMNLLNQAMKLGAETASERVKEVREENGIKIIVTDQKEYPCKAVILATGVAHRHLGIPQEEALAGSGVSYCATCDGAFFRGKDVAVIGGGNTALQDAEFLSNYCNKVYVVHRRDEFRGESNLVDVLKEKDNVEFVLDSIVKDIEGKFMVERLFLRNKKTGEDFHIPVSGVFVAIGQIPQNEIFDGLVRLDENGFILASEDCMTSHPGIFAAGDCRTKEVRQLTTAAADGSVAALAACKYLSMNF
- a CDS encoding GGDEF domain-containing protein, which gives rise to MSENYKQRSILEIMNDVLGTIRDYYDSEYVYYIERDEEEILTIYEWCAEFVPWQRDKIKMLDKEQWPRWIRQDITDTTEADYSVSQPLEDGITAVLAAVGVHRGGCEISFMRSLLPYISQSILLQKMQKQQEYLSYHDDLTGLMNRNSFVRYMSDVQKKEHKSLGAVSVDINGLKNFNREFGHEYGDEVVIRVGEVLEEHFRSSLVFRMTGDEYLVAVEDATYDTFIKSVNDAHHKLDNISLGLVSVGYAWEKVDIDAEKLIGRAEGMMREEKQKYYKNLKKGHHEPIIKQDLLSDIENGNFIVCLVPKVDVDTEEVVGAEAVVRYHHKDLGIMNPGKYLTLLEETKLSHYLDLYVFEEVCKTLRRWESEDLPMIPIAVNFAGATLRQIDVAEKMTALIEKYHVSCEYLEVEVSESYSDMNQEMLAETSNKIRKSNVRVILDHFGAKESTVAILTIMEFDGLKIDKSIVTNIVGNGRSQSVAKAVTDACCQLGVPVSASGVETRDQLNVLKELGCSCVQGSLFNKPITIDTFEVRYLKG
- a CDS encoding 4'-phosphopantetheinyl transferase family protein, yielding MIRTWLADIRALYDEECYQKYFAALPAFRQEKARKLLFQKDRAQSAGAWLLLEEIRKRYKISDRAVYNLSHSGDYVLCSIDTDAREGVQLGCDIEKVQKARMELAKRFFCRSEYEDIFRCDSKEARAEKFCRYWVLKESFMKATRKGMALKMSSFEILLSNPPRLIKKPEEFEETYYYCEYPLEGFPYRIAVCSNDSELDSRIQMELKEIWQE
- a CDS encoding M15 family metallopeptidase, whose protein sequence is MARVNRKAKKILITGMILGAAAGILLTFLAANSKMHDKNDEIKTVKAKYEKEAKSLKKQLKEAKNEQKEVNLQSNEWNLLLVNSSYPLAADYSPELTAVDDEDHKVDSRIVESVNKMLQDAKTAGMNLKIISAYRSYDDQKNVFNDTMQSWLSQGYSYLDSYDETKKSVAVPGTSEHATGLALDITSESNQTLDETQAQTQEQQWLMKNCQNYGFILRYPKDKTDITQYIYEPWHYRYVGEEAAKAIMEKGITLEEYLAQIQK
- a CDS encoding deoxyguanosinetriphosphate triphosphohydrolase, which produces MEWKTLLSEKRMRGSGKKQNAKKSDFRSEFEKDYHRIIGSASFRRLQDKTQVFPLDQSDFVRTRLTHSLEVSSLAKSLGQNIGEAILERGADQKFTRKMKEDISHILECAGLIHDIGNPPFGHFGELAIRDWFVRKLPELHYKRQTLDMILSPQMKEDFYHFEGNAQALRLVTRLHYLVDEYGMNLTYALLNTIIKYPVSSTQVHPDSGNIREKKMGYFLADEKIFEEITQETKTGNCRHPLTYILEAADDLAYKTADIEDAFVKGFLSYHAFKEELVCLNEQYPDSGFDGVLKLKELYQRGQEKGVQNPEAYAIKNWIIRAQGFLIDCATKGFMDHYEEIMAGTFQRDLFRGTFGEKLMECLGNIAYRYVFSSREIYRMEVKEAVILDFLMERMIQAVLYYDTDRELNAIDSRVLSFISDNYKKAYSYQAEGKSEAEKLYLRLLLVTDYVCGMTDSYAKRLYQDMNGII
- a CDS encoding DUF6128 domain-containing protein, yielding MTPGIYYFYEYQADKKIRNVGFLKLTQTFQSCHLQISIRQIPAASQEKLPLSMFFFEKDKPRKKTVAELPTQNQCVSCRVTLSEADFPPNLTLAKLHGFLLQTADGRYFAASTGNRPFSVNLLTDWMEPAPCQEPDSESESIPAPEPETPSVLAEEKMCEPPEETAQPCEPTSRIRKLSYEDLSSLQKPFWRLANNSFLLHGYHNYHHLLLLEEDGHQWLGVPGIYSPREAHAAELFGFPQFTREYHQKLALSEDECSTDKDFGYWCRCLK
- the tadA gene encoding tRNA adenosine(34) deaminase TadA produces the protein MNQDEKYMREAIRQAKKAYALEEVPIGCVIVYQDKIIGRGYNRRTVDKNTLAHAELQAIRKASKKMDDWRLEDCTMYVTLEPCQMCSGAIVQARIKRVVVGCMNPKAGCAGSILNLLDMKEFNHQVELTTGVLEEQCSGMMKQFFKELRQKQKDKKKKSE